From the genome of Deltaproteobacteria bacterium:
TGAAAAACTCCCACATCCAGTCCTTGTCATAATTCCGGCCGGGCAGGACGATTTTTATTTTCTGGATGTAGTCGTGGAACGTCGCATGGTCACCTTCGACAAGGGCCCGGTTGAGCCGGAGCAGGTCCGTGATGAAAGCGGGTTCGAAATACTTGATGCAGCCGAAATCGAGGAAGGTGATCCCGCCGTCCTCATGGAACAGGTAGTTGCCGGGGTGCGGATCGCCGTTGAAGACGAAAAACCGGTTCATGGAATCGAATACAAAATCGTTCAGCACGTAGATGGCCGTCTCGCGTTCCCTGCTGTTCGACTGCTTGAGGAAATCGTAGAAACTGAGCCCCCGCTTGAACTCCTGGCAGAGGACCTTCTTGGCCGAGAATTCCGGGTAAACCCGCGGGATATGAATCAGGGGGTGCCCGTTCCAGAGTTCATGAAAAACCTGCTGGTTGCGAAGTTCCTGCCGGTAGTCCAGTTCATCCAGCAGCCGCTCCTTCAGTTCGGCCACGACGGCGTTGGCGTCGATATTCTTGTTGACGCTGCTGATCATGAACGCGAGCCCCTGCGATGCCTTCAGGTCGTTCTCGATCGCCGTGTCGACTCCCGGGTACTGCACCTTTACCGCCACGTGCGAACCGTCGTGGAGCTGGGCCTTGTGGACCTGTCCGATGGATGCCGCGGCGAGCGGCTCCTCGTCGAAATGCCTGAAAAACTTTCCGATGTCGCCCTTCAGCTCCGATTCGATCACGCCGCGGACCAGGCTGAATGCCATCGGCGGGGAATCCTTCTGGAGACTCTGCAGCATCTCGCGGGCCTGCGGCGGAAGGTCGTCGTTGGTGAACGAGACAATCTGGCCGAGCTTCATGAACACGCCCTTCATGCTGCCCATGACCTTGACGGCTTCTTCCGCCGACTGGATGTGATACTGCTCCTCAAGACGCTTTTTCTGTTCATGGCTGGCAATCATCTGGCGGAACCGGAGCCAGAGCTTGCGGAAGACGGAGCGGGTGACCAGCGACCCCACCAGCGTCGAACGGGTCGCCATCGAGGTGGAAATGCCGGCCTCGTTCCGGTGCATGGCCACCCGGCCAAGCCAGAACAGGATACCAGCGGCGGTAATCAAGGCGGCAGCGATAAGAAGATATGCGCCCATTCCGGGCCTCCCGGCCTGCGATTGTTGCCGATTTTCCCTTAAAGGGAAGGGGGCGTACCGCTACCGGTCAGTCATGGTGTCCGTGACGGCCGTGATGCCCTTCATGGGTTCTGCCATGCTGGCCGATGGTGAACTGAAGCTGCCCGAACAGTTCATGCACCCCGCCAGCCAGGGCCAGCTTGTCGTAATTGTACTGCATGCGAAGCCGGACGAACTCGGAGAAGTGGTACGACACCGACGAG
Proteins encoded in this window:
- a CDS encoding AarF/ABC1/UbiB kinase family protein, whose product is MGAYLLIAAALITAAGILFWLGRVAMHRNEAGISTSMATRSTLVGSLVTRSVFRKLWLRFRQMIASHEQKKRLEEQYHIQSAEEAVKVMGSMKGVFMKLGQIVSFTNDDLPPQAREMLQSLQKDSPPMAFSLVRGVIESELKGDIGKFFRHFDEEPLAAASIGQVHKAQLHDGSHVAVKVQYPGVDTAIENDLKASQGLAFMISSVNKNIDANAVVAELKERLLDELDYRQELRNQQVFHELWNGHPLIHIPRVYPEFSAKKVLCQEFKRGLSFYDFLKQSNSRERETAIYVLNDFVFDSMNRFFVFNGDPHPGNYLFHEDGGITFLDFGCIKYFEPAFITDLLRLNRALVEGDHATFHDYIQKIKIVLPGRNYDKDWMWEFFSYHAAPFIKNEVFTFTAEWVSRARDIMDPVKLRQMNLPPELIFFNRITFGLNAIFQKLGASGNFHECYLRYILEEENRPPSVARFGIRLDEKFMSARKMPARRVLARDQAA